The Myxococcus guangdongensis DNA segment GAAGGGAAAACATCGCCTCAGTCCTCCCTCTTTCGCATCGCCACCGCCGGAGGCACCGCGCTGCCCCGCCACGCGGGCACCAGCGACGCCACCACCACCACGGCCACCACGCCCAGCCACACCCCCAGCCCCTGTCCCCACGACAGCCGGGGCATCAACACCGGCCCGCCCATGAAGAACTGGAGCGCCTCGTCCGTGACCAAGATGCCGTCCCCCATCGACCCGAACAGGAGCAGCGCGGAGAGCGCCATGCCCACGCCCGCGCCCAGCCCTCCCAACAGCAGCCCCTCCATCAGCAGCGAGCCGAACACGTCCCGCCGCTGCATGCCCACCGCGCGCATCGTCCCCACCTCACCCACGCGCTCCTGCGCGAGCAGCAGCAGCGTGCCCGCGGAGACCAGCACCACGAACAGACACAGCATCACCGAGAAGGCCAGCAGCACCACCCGCGTCATGCCCACCACGCCGCTGATGAAGCCGCCCGCCGCCTCCCAGTCCACGGTGGCCAGCGGCACCGAGGCGCTCGTGCCCTGTTGCACCACGACCTCGGCCACCCGCACGGGGTCCGCGTCCGGCGCCACCACCACCGCGGCCTGGAGCACGCTGCCTCCGCGCAGCTCCGTCGCGGAGAAGGTGTCCGGCCAAGCGCGGGCGCGCGGGAAGTCGGGGATGTTCGTCGTGCGCGTGGGCACCGTCTCCACCTCCACCACCGTGGCGGGCTTGAGCTGGTCCACCTCCGCCTCCGCCAGGAAGTCGAGCCCCAGCGACTGGGCGTCTCGCTTCGCCTCCTCCACCATGTCCGGCGACAGGCGCCCGGACAGGTAGCGCGCGCTGACCAGGTCCATCAGGCTCAGCGTGTTGACGCGGCTCGTGTCCCCGCCGAGCCCCCGGAAGCGATACGTGCCCCACACCTTGAGCGGCACGCCGTTGACGAGCGAGTCCAACCCCTTGAGCACCACCGTGTCCCCGGGCTTCACGCGGTACAGCGGCAACAGGGGCGCCAGCTCCGCGTAGAAGACCTGGTGACGGGTGGCGAAGTTTCCGTCCTCCAACTTCAGGAACTCTCGCCACAGGGCCTCCGGCTCGCCCTCGTGACCCAGGACACGCTCGAGCACCGCGCGCGCGGCCTCGGAGCGCTCCGCGTCCACGCGGGCCAGCAGGTCCGGCAGCTCCGCCTGCGCGCGCTCCACCAGCGTGCGCAGGCGCTCGTCCTCGGCGAGCAGCGCGCCCCGGTCCAGCTCCCGCTTCAGCTCATCCAGCCGCGCGGCCACCGGCAGCTTGAAGCGCTGCTCGTAGAGGCCGTGCCCCAACAGCAGCCCCCGGTGGCCCTCGGGCGGCAAACTGCCCGTCACCATCTCGAAGCGGGGGAAGGCGCGCGCGAACTGGGTCAGGTCGCTGCCCAGGTACTCGATGTCGATGGACTCGCCCTCGCCCACCTGCCGGGCGACGTGGTTCTCCAGGTACTCGAGCGCCACCAGCGGCTCGGCGCGGAAGCGCTCCCAGAAGTCGGGCTTCGTCGTCTCCGCCAACGCCGCGCGGTCCATGCGCGCCTCGTCCGCGGTGAGGAAGGCCTCCGTCTGACGGTCGGCGTCGCGCGCCACGTCGCGCAGCGTGCGCTCCAAATCGGTCGCCAACCGCATGAGCCGCGCGTTGCGCTCGGGCGAGGGGAGCTGACGGGCCACGGCGCGCGCGGTGGAGAGCTTGTCGTCCAGGTAGTTGCCACGGAACGTCGCGGCCATGCCCACCTCGAGCGGCACGACGTCCTGGACACCCGGTGTCTGTCGCAACCGGGTCTCGAGTGACGGGTAGTCGGGCAGCGGCACCAGCACCGGCGCGCCCGTGGGGCCCGTCACCACCACGGCCTTCTCGGAGGACTGGGAGTTGTAGACGAGGAAGTGCCCCGCGCCGCTCTCGATGACGCTGCGCTGGGTGCCCTCGGAGATGCCGGCCACCATCGCGAGCCCCAACGCGAGCAGCAGCGCCGAGCCGAGCGCGAGCAAGGCGACCACCCAGCTCCGAGGCCGGGCCACGACGCTCTGAAGCGCGAAGGACAGCAACGTCACTGGAGACTCCTCGCGATGCGGACCCTGCACCCTCGCCTCAGCGCGGCGGGCGGGCGTCCTCGACCGGACGTGGAGCCTCGGACGATAGAGAACCCACCCGGGCGATACAAGCCATGCACTCCGCCCGGTTGCGCGACGCGAGACGACCGGACCAAGCTGCGAGTGAATGTCGGCCACCCCCAGCCCCTCCCTCGCGCAGTCGGTCCACTTCTGGGCACGCAACGCCGCGAACGAGTCCGCGCTCCTGCGCGCCTCGCTCCGCCTGGGCCTCTTCGACGCACTGCCGGTGGAGGGCACCACCACCGCGTGTTCGCTCGACGCCCTGGCCACCGCGACGAAGAGCTCGCCCCGAGGGCTCAGAGCCCTGCTCGAGCTGCTGGTCTGCCTGGGCTACGCGTCCCTCGATGACACGCGCCGCTTCGCCCTGGCGCGTCATGCCGCGACGTTCCTTCGCGACGCCTCCTTCCTCGAGCGGCTGCGCGCCGAGCTGCCCTGGTGGGGCCCCCTGTCCCTGCTCGACGAGGCGGTGAAGCGAGGCGAGCCCGTGGAGCACGAGGGCCAGCGCTGGGACGTGCTCGGGCACTGCCGCGCGCTGTTCCTGGAGGGCACGCGGGCCGAGTCGGCGCTCACGGGCGCGCAGGACTTCTTCGACCGCTTCGCCCGGAGCGGCGCGCGCACACAGGTGCTCATCACCGCGGGGAGGATGGGGCTGCTGGAGCTGCTCGCGGCCGCTCCGCGCACGATGCCGGAGCTGGGCGCGGCCACGTACCTGAGCACGACAGGGCTGCGCGTCGTGGTGGAGGTGCTGGAGAAGCTGGGGCTCGTGACGCGCGAGGGTGAGGCCTTCGGGCTGAGCACGGAGGCGAAGCGGCTGCTCGACGGCAAGGCGCTGGCGTACCTGGTGCGCTCGCTCAGCGTGTCCGCGCAGTACACCGAGGCGCTGGGCCGGCTGGACGAGACGGTGCGCGAGGAGCGCTTCATCCTGGACCTGAAGGACCCGGAGGTGAGCCGGCGCTTCTACGCGGACAACTCCAACCAGATTACGGCGGTGTTCGCGTCGCACTTCCAGCTCAGTCGCAAGGCGGCCACCACGCTCGCGAAGGCCCACCCGCTGGAGGGCGCGGCGGTGCTGGACATCGGCACGGGCTCGGGCGTGTGGGGCGCGGCCTTCGCTCGCGCGACCCCCACCACGCAGGTCACCTACTTCGACCAGGGCGTGGTGCTGGAGCAGGTGAAGACGAACCTGGCGCGGCTCCAGGTGGCGGACCGCGCGCGCTTCTGGCCTGGGGACTTGTTCACCCACGACTTCGGCGAGGCCGCCTTCGACGTCATCATCCTTCCCCAGGTCTTGAACGTGCTCAGGCCGGAGAGCCTGCCCGGGTTGTTCGCGCGCGTCGCCCGAGCGCTCAAGCCCGACGGCGTGCTGCTCATCGCCGAGTACGTCTTGAACGAGCGGCGCGACGGCCCGCTGGACCACCTGTACTTCGGCCTGCGTCGGTTCATGACCAACGAGGGGGATTTGCTGTCCGCCTCCGAGTACGGGCAGCTCTTGCAGGCGGTGGGGCTGTCCTCGTCCGTCTGCATCCCGCTGCCCACGCAGGAGATGATTCTGGCGGCCCGGCCCGGCGTGGCGTTGCCCTCCCGACTGGCGGACTGAGCACGCGCCGCGTCAGGCGGAGGGATTTCACGGCCTCTTGCTTGCTCGTGGCGCGCCACCCCGACTACCGTTCGGACTCCCTCGCGTTCGAGCAAGACCCCTGAAAGGTCCTGATGCGCGCCGCGCCGCAGCTCGACAGCCATGGCCCCCAGACCTCACCCGAGTCGGGCGAGCGGGGCGGGTCCATCGCCGCGAAGCTCCGTGGACGGTTCGCCCGGCGGGTGGCCTCGCTGGGTTATCACTCGCATTCCCTGCCAGGCGGCGTGGGACATCTCTTGTTTCACATCGGTCTCGGCGTGGGCGCGGCGTTCGGCACCGTGAGCCTGATGTCGATACATCCCTGGGCGGGCTGGGTGCTCTACCCGCTGGTGGCCTTCTTCATCGGCACCCGCTTCCGCGCGCTGGGCAACATGCTGCACGAGGCCTGTCACGGCATGTTCGTGCGCGGCAAGCGCCGCAACCGCGCGCTCGGCCATCTGCTGGCCATCATCGACTGGACGGCGCTGGAGCCCTACACGCGCGAGCACTTCACGCACCACCTGCACCTGGGCGATGCGCAGAAGGATTTGGACTTCGCGCCCCGGCGCCGCTTCGGCTTCGCGGAGGCGGAACGGCCGTTCGTGAAGGACCACCTGCTGCGGCCCCTGACGCTGGTGCACCTGCCTGCGTTCCTCCGTCCGGTGCTCTTCCACCGCACGGACCCGTGGACGGTGACGCTCGCGCGGTGGGGTTTCATCGCGGGGCTCGCGGCGCTGGCGCAGTGGGGCATCGGGTGGAAGGCGTTCGCCCTGTTCTATCTGGTGCCGTACGTGGTGCCGTACCAGGTGATTCGCTACTGGTCGGACGCGGTGGACCACGCGGGCGTCATCGGCTCGGCGGATGAGTTCCAACGCTCGCGCAATCACATCTTCGCGTGGGGCTGGCTCAACCGGGTGCTCTTCCCCCGGCATGACCAGTACCACCTGACGCACCACCTGTTCCCCGCCGTCCCCACCGCGTTCCAGGGCCGCGTGCACCAGATGCTGCTGGAGGACGCGGACTACTCGGCGAGGGACCACTCCTTCTCCGCGCTGCTGCGGTAGCGACGCCGAAGCGGCTCGCTCCCGCCGCCGCACCCACGGACCCATCGGGCCGGGCACGCGCGGACCGCGCCACCCTCCATCGCCGAGCGCAAGTGGGCGGACCGCGCTCAAATGCAAAAGCCCCGGCCCCATGAAGGGACCGAGGCTTTCTGAAGCATCGCCGGTGTGGGCCGGGAGCTAGTTGATGGGCATGAAGACCTTGAAGCCGCTGCGACCGTTGTTGGTCGTGTTGCGCTCGATGAAGTCGCTCGCCGTCGTGTGGCCGTCGCCCATGGTGATGGCGGTGTGGCCGTAGATGCTGCCCAGGCGCGTGGAGGTCTTCTCCCACGTGAGCACGAGGCCCGGAATCTTCAGCGCCTCTTCCAGCGACATGTTGACCTGGCGGAACTTGTCGCGCGGCAGGTTGTTGTCGATCTGATTGCCGTTGCCCGACACGCCGATGCCGTACGCGTTGCGGATGGCGCGACTGACGCCCGTGGCGCACAGGCCCTGGCTGTTGTAGCCGCCCATGCCCATCGCCGCGCGGCGCGCGGACTCAGCCAGACGACGCATGCCCGTCGACGCGTTGCTGGGACCCGCGCCCGTCGGGCCACCCACGTCCTCGCCGCCGCCCGTCGGACGACGACCGCCCGGACGGAAACCCTGACGCGAGCCACTCGGCTCGAAGGTGTCCTTGCCGGAGTAGCCCACCTTCAGGGACGCGCCCGTGAAGATGAGGTCGCGGTTCGCGATGTTGTTGTCGCGCGCCAGCTTGTCGACGGTGGTGCCGAACCGAGCCGCCAGCTTCGTGAGCGTGTCGCCACGCTGAATCACGTAGTCCTTGGGGGTCGTACGGCGCTCGCGAGGATTGATCCGGTAGTTGGCCATAAAAGCTCCTGCCCTATTCTCGGGGTTCCCTTGGCTGAGTTGCTGTGCGCCTCCCAATTCTCTGCCTGTTTACAAAATTGTGAGATTTCTACCCGGGCTGTAGAGGAGTCCCGGTCTCCCAGGGCGAATTCAAGACGGAGAGTGATAATTCGCCGGCCGTATTCACTCGGAGCGATGACTCACGGCGCCGTGGCGCGCTCGATGACCGCGAGGGCCTCCGCGAAATGGGCGGGATCAGCCCCCAGCCCCAGC contains these protein-coding regions:
- a CDS encoding FtsX-like permease family protein, with amino-acid sequence MTLLSFALQSVVARPRSWVVALLALGSALLLALGLAMVAGISEGTQRSVIESGAGHFLVYNSQSSEKAVVVTGPTGAPVLVPLPDYPSLETRLRQTPGVQDVVPLEVGMAATFRGNYLDDKLSTARAVARQLPSPERNARLMRLATDLERTLRDVARDADRQTEAFLTADEARMDRAALAETTKPDFWERFRAEPLVALEYLENHVARQVGEGESIDIEYLGSDLTQFARAFPRFEMVTGSLPPEGHRGLLLGHGLYEQRFKLPVAARLDELKRELDRGALLAEDERLRTLVERAQAELPDLLARVDAERSEAARAVLERVLGHEGEPEALWREFLKLEDGNFATRHQVFYAELAPLLPLYRVKPGDTVVLKGLDSLVNGVPLKVWGTYRFRGLGGDTSRVNTLSLMDLVSARYLSGRLSPDMVEEAKRDAQSLGLDFLAEAEVDQLKPATVVEVETVPTRTTNIPDFPRARAWPDTFSATELRGGSVLQAAVVVAPDADPVRVAEVVVQQGTSASVPLATVDWEAAGGFISGVVGMTRVVLLAFSVMLCLFVVLVSAGTLLLLAQERVGEVGTMRAVGMQRRDVFGSLLMEGLLLGGLGAGVGMALSALLLFGSMGDGILVTDEALQFFMGGPVLMPRLSWGQGLGVWLGVVAVVVVASLVPAWRGSAVPPAVAMRKRED
- a CDS encoding class I SAM-dependent methyltransferase; the protein is MSATPSPSLAQSVHFWARNAANESALLRASLRLGLFDALPVEGTTTACSLDALATATKSSPRGLRALLELLVCLGYASLDDTRRFALARHAATFLRDASFLERLRAELPWWGPLSLLDEAVKRGEPVEHEGQRWDVLGHCRALFLEGTRAESALTGAQDFFDRFARSGARTQVLITAGRMGLLELLAAAPRTMPELGAATYLSTTGLRVVVEVLEKLGLVTREGEAFGLSTEAKRLLDGKALAYLVRSLSVSAQYTEALGRLDETVREERFILDLKDPEVSRRFYADNSNQITAVFASHFQLSRKAATTLAKAHPLEGAAVLDIGTGSGVWGAAFARATPTTQVTYFDQGVVLEQVKTNLARLQVADRARFWPGDLFTHDFGEAAFDVIILPQVLNVLRPESLPGLFARVARALKPDGVLLIAEYVLNERRDGPLDHLYFGLRRFMTNEGDLLSASEYGQLLQAVGLSSSVCIPLPTQEMILAARPGVALPSRLAD
- a CDS encoding fatty acid desaturase, which translates into the protein MRAAPQLDSHGPQTSPESGERGGSIAAKLRGRFARRVASLGYHSHSLPGGVGHLLFHIGLGVGAAFGTVSLMSIHPWAGWVLYPLVAFFIGTRFRALGNMLHEACHGMFVRGKRRNRALGHLLAIIDWTALEPYTREHFTHHLHLGDAQKDLDFAPRRRFGFAEAERPFVKDHLLRPLTLVHLPAFLRPVLFHRTDPWTVTLARWGFIAGLAALAQWGIGWKAFALFYLVPYVVPYQVIRYWSDAVDHAGVIGSADEFQRSRNHIFAWGWLNRVLFPRHDQYHLTHHLFPAVPTAFQGRVHQMLLEDADYSARDHSFSALLR
- a CDS encoding LysM peptidoglycan-binding domain-containing protein is translated as MANYRINPRERRTTPKDYVIQRGDTLTKLAARFGTTVDKLARDNNIANRDLIFTGASLKVGYSGKDTFEPSGSRQGFRPGGRRPTGGGEDVGGPTGAGPSNASTGMRRLAESARRAAMGMGGYNSQGLCATGVSRAIRNAYGIGVSGNGNQIDNNLPRDKFRQVNMSLEEALKIPGLVLTWEKTSTRLGSIYGHTAITMGDGHTTASDFIERNTTNNGRSGFKVFMPIN